TCTACTTCAGCTGAAGGTTCTGTAAATGGGAAAAATGATGGACGGAAACGAATTTCCATATCTTCTTCAAAAAAGTTACGCAAAAAGTCATGTAATATACCTTTAAGCTCAGTAAAACTTACATCGGTATCAACCATTAACCCTTCTACCTGATGGAACATAGGTGTATGTGTCTGATCGTAATCGTTACGATACACACGCCCAGGTGAGATGATTCGTAGCGGTGGCTGTTCCGTTTCCATGGTACGAATTTGCACGCCACTTGTTTGTGTACGCAATACTAATTTAGGATTGAAATAAAAGGTATCATGATCAGCACGCGCAGGGTGGTGTTCAGGGATATTTAAAGCATCAAAGTTATGAAAATCATCTTCAATCTCAGGACCTGATTTCACCTCGAAACCTAATTCACCAAAAAAGCTTTCAATACGCTCAATTGTACGTGTTACTGGGTGTAATCCACCTGTAGGCATCACACGCCCAGGTAAAGTAACGTCAATTGTTTCAGCGGCTAGCTTTTCTTCTAGTGCCTTGCTTGCTAAAAGCTCACGCTTGTCGTTAATTGCAGCTTGCACATCTTGCTTAGCCTGATTAATTACCTGGCCTGCTTCTTTGCGTTCTTCAGGAGCAATTTTACCCAGTGTTTTAAGTAAGCTAGTGATTTCGCCTTTTTTACCAAGGTAGTTAACCCTGATCTCTTCTAGTTGCGCGATTTCACTGGCACTGGCTACCGCCTCAAGTGCTTGCGCTAATATATTTTCTAAGTTCATTCGATACCTGATCTTTCACAGAAGGTGATTACAATTTAATTGACTAATGATAACTGAAAGCGGGGTCTAGATTCTAGACCTACTAGAGCTTTAAGGTTGATTTTATAAAGGGAATTGTTAATTTTCGCTGTGCGGCCATAGATGCATGATCTAATTTGTCTAATACATCGAGTAAAGCACGCATATCTCGACTTAGACGCGTTAGTAAAAAGCGTGCACATTCATCGCTTAACTCAAGCCCACGCATGTGTGCCCGCTTAACAAGCGCCTGCGCTTTATCATCATCACTCATTGAACGTATTTGAAAGGTGGTTCCCCAAGTTAAACGAGATTCTAAATCAGGAAGTGAGATATTTAACATATTTGGTAACAGGTCTGCTGTTACAACTAGCATTTTACCGGGTTCGTTAAAGCGATTAAAAAAGTTAAATAGTGCCTTTTCCCAGGCATCGTTGCCTGCAACTAAGTGGACATCGTCTATACACAATACATCAAGCGCTTCCAGTCCATCGAGGACCATAGGCCCAAAATTGATAACCTCTCGCATAGAAAGTAACATGTTAGAAAGGCCAC
This DNA window, taken from Pseudoalteromonas marina, encodes the following:
- the pheS gene encoding phenylalanine--tRNA ligase subunit alpha, whose translation is MNLENILAQALEAVASASEIAQLEEIRVNYLGKKGEITSLLKTLGKIAPEERKEAGQVINQAKQDVQAAINDKRELLASKALEEKLAAETIDVTLPGRVMPTGGLHPVTRTIERIESFFGELGFEVKSGPEIEDDFHNFDALNIPEHHPARADHDTFYFNPKLVLRTQTSGVQIRTMETEQPPLRIISPGRVYRNDYDQTHTPMFHQVEGLMVDTDVSFTELKGILHDFLRNFFEEDMEIRFRPSFFPFTEPSAEVDVMGKDGKWLEVLGCGMVHPNVLKSVGIDPEKYTGFAFGMGVERLTMLRYGVNDLRAFFENDLKFLNQFR
- the hda gene encoding DnaA inactivator Hda; its protein translation is MLSHEPMQMALPVTLPDDETFASYFGGEDSLEVNHLKASFSELANSFQYTYLCGLGDSGKSHLLYATCIKAQERGLSNMLLSMREVINFGPMVLDGLEALDVLCIDDVHLVAGNDAWEKALFNFFNRFNEPGKMLVVTADLLPNMLNISLPDLESRLTWGTTFQIRSMSDDDKAQALVKRAHMRGLELSDECARFLLTRLSRDMRALLDVLDKLDHASMAAQRKLTIPFIKSTLKL